The genomic interval CAAAACGTATTTTCCTATATGATAAATGTTTGTATCAGctatataaaaatgataataaaatctctcaaaatatcttagtttgtataaaactggaaaaaatattttcactcgTAGGCCGCCATTGTTCTTTGCGTCGCAATGAGGTTTGGGTAGTGACGTCATTTGGTtgcaacagtctgttttcttcatgcgTGTCAGCTGAAGCATGTGATTCCTGGGTGCTCTGTGAAGGCTCTGATGAACTTATgttcggccctggtggctccttttggctccgtcttggggggctgtgggggcggtgttgtgggggtgtcccttgggggggctgcgggatctcgcccccctttcctcctactgggtgacctgggggtcgccctgggtgctccggcggtacctgtttgcttccggtctgggtccttggttgtcccctggcctgggtctcccgcggcgggttgggtccttcggtctgactgctctcgcggcccgggtgccgggccgaaccgctcggctgatctgacccaagtggtttcatctgcaccagtggtggtcttgttacacaaatagaacacagcacggcggcaaccctctgcgacccaagcttcagtaatgattgtggacactaagggttgcttaatcattagtatcaccgcacggaGTTTTTggagtcatggtgagatggtccctctccatctaagtgtgttaggtctctctctccttctctttccctgtccctttgtatatccttatgtaatctttctttcactttctcttattttttttggcgggtgtgcacgccctcttttacagaacatgatattagctgtcaataaaagataggccagagttctaagagggatggtgatggttgcatgcacacagtcacaagcacagaagaaaaaggttttctttcttttcttttgctgcaagaataaattgcattaatatttgacagtttgtgacaaacatgacacaaaccagaaatatatatgcagacaagagaaaagagaaaaaagaaaaagagaaaaataagaagaaaagagaaaaaaaaaaaggaagttgtGTACGTCCATAAGCAATTTCccacttctttcttctctctttgtctcttggAAAGCTGTGTAGACTTACATCAGTCCCCTTGTTTCCCTTCGACTGGAAATTACACCCACACGCAGCACAGTGTGGCATTATTATGGTTTTCACGCTCCTGAAAGCCAGCGAGTAAACAAGGCGAAAACCAGAGGCTCGGCAAGACGCAACCATTACACGTCATCAACCCAGCTTGCATTGTGCTAGTAAAACAATGGCTAGTAGGTTAGAATATGTGTTATAAATTTCgctctttaaagaaataacaattcttcatgtctatttaacaaagcattctagtatgagacaaacattaaagcagatttatgcCTATTAGTCCCCACAGTCAGGGTTCCTTTAAACAGGggctgctcagctcggcccctttaatgagaaactgccaggagaaacagcacgcaagctaggctacagttttctgcagatCGGGCCGATTCTGCcacgtaatttagctaattttgagAGACTCCGACCCAAGCACTCATCTCAGAGTTCGTTATTTCAGCCcagtcttccccttcagcagctagagacatgtaactcatacaaccccgcttcaaaaaaactgaaatatccctttaagttggTGGTTCAatggaaacaaacacaggttacttcaaaatgttctcattaaagGTACATGGAGGACGTTCCTGCTCTGTTGAGTCACTGCTTTGGGAGGAAAAGAGTTCCCAGTgagttaaatgttttaaatgacaCATATGAAGTGTTTATCCGTTTTCCCTTTACTGatatattttctgtgttttgtgttgtagATGTGTTTGAAAGCTACCTGACTACAGTGATGGCTCTGCAGTACACTGAGCAGCCGGACTACTCAGTGCTGAAGGACAAACTGAGTGATGCTCTGCTGGAGCAGGGGGGGTCACTGGAGCAGCCGCTTAGCTTTTAGGGAAGGACACTCAGGagtacagaaacaaacacaaccacatgGTTCTGTCTAATCAGCAGCATATTCTGGTTTTACATCATAGAATTGATTCTGTTAATATTAAGATTTATGTTTCAATTGAGTCGTTATAATGAAAGCCTTTGCACTCACATtattctttgcatttcaaactGGATGTTGACACCGTATTCTTCTAAATCACACGTTTACCAACACCCAGCAGTTGTGTTTCCTCTAGAGAGAGATGGTAGAAGGAGTGCAGCTATCTCTGCTGAGtttacaggaaaaaaaggcACTGTGGGCCGCACTCGCACTGGGTGTTAAAACTTTAAAGCCCAAGTTCagttaaataaacaaatttaAAGTTCAGACTGAGCCCAACATACAAACTGATCATTAAGGACACTGCATTATTTGTCTAATTTAcacttattattatcatttaaaaaactaaGCTCTGTAAGATTTCTGCCTAAATCTGCTGCAGCTTTTACATGAAATGCTGATTACATGGAACcaaaagacacattttactCAGTGGAAAAATTATTCACTAAAAGTGAGGGGAACCTGTCACTGTGCCATCCATTTATAACATGACAGCCCTGTGAGGAGTGTTAAAGAACTaaaacatcagtgtgtttgtgtggttaaAAATATTCACTTATGTCTATTTTACTTTCATAGAAGTtcagcaaaaagaagaagatgaattGTTTTTAGCTAGTTTTTATCAGTTTGATGTCTCGTTGCACTGAAGGGGAAGAGTTCTTTGAGTTAAACATGCAAAGGTCATTTTAATGGGTTTTAATCTGTATTAAAGCTTAAAGCACTTGATGTGTTCTGGTTTCTCACAAAATGTGCTGCAAGTTTACACATTTCAGGGTCAACTTGAATGGGTGATGGTTTTATGGACTGTTTTCGGTGAAATGAATACTTAAATAGTAAAAAGTGTCACATGTGCTCTTCCAACTTGCTGCTTGTTccagctgttttctgtttgaagtgttttaataaaagtttgtttgcatgaagtttgtttctctcttgtgaaaaaaaaaaccaggaaCTAGGATGTGCTACTTAGAAGAATAAATGATCTATAATAAGACAGTTCTTTTTACTAGgttagtgtgtttttctttttttaccttgacatgtttcGACTAAAAAAACTTCCTGGATGAAACTTCCTTAAACCGGGATGAAGGGGCCTACATGCTGTCACTCACCTGGGATGCTGTCCTAAGACTGGTCCTGCCGTTTTAGGTAGGACAACcaaacctctataaatcagctgacaagCACTTGCagttagagaaaataaaattcaccctgagaggaaaaataaaaatgttctacTCAATATGGCAGCCGTTTATAGAcaactttaacaaaaacaaccccatgaaaaaataataactttgCAAAATCTGGGGCACTTGACATCCTCCAAGTTGTATTGTTGTAGTATTAATActatttaaatctaatttttatgttattgctttgttattttatgttattttacttgtgttttgtatatcctttggttttcatttatacattattatttttttgtatgttatttTTAGGCATGGATAATAATGTCTCAGACTTTTGCAATTTGtatgtggaaaaagaaaaaaacacaaaaaaagagattaaaaaaaatgtaaaatcatcTGACAGACAAcgtcataacaacaacaacacgtgACTCTTCTGAGAAAGACTGCAGGAAGTGTCATTGAAACCTGTCAaggtaaaaaaggaaaacactggTCTAGTAAGAGAACTGTCTTATTATAGTATACGATCGCAGACCTAATGAACCTTTTTGGATTAGAAAATATGATCATTGCCAAAAATGTCTATagaaaaaattattaaaaagggatacagttgtgctcataagtttacataccctggcagaatttgtgatttttggggcatttttcagagaatatgaatgatacgagaaaaacttttttttcactcatggttagtggttggatGAAGCCATtcattgtcaaacaactgtgtttactctttttatatcataacgacaacagaaactacccaaatgaccctgatcaaaagtttacatcccctggtgattttggcctgataacatgcacacaagttgacacaaatgGGTTTGATGGCTATTAAAGGTAACAATCCTCACCTGTGATCTGTTAGCTTGTAATCaattgtgtgtgtataaaaggtCAGTGAGTTTTTGAGCTCCTGACAGACCCTTGCATTTTTCATCAAGTGCTGCACTGACTTTCTGGATTCTGAGTCATGGGGAAAGCAAAAGAATTGTCAAAGGATCTGCGGGAAAAGGTAATTGAACtgtataaaaaaggaaagggaTATAAAAAGATATCCAAGGACTTGAGAATGCCAATCAGCAGTGTTCAAACTCTAATTAAGAAGTGGAAAATGTGGGATTCTGTTGAAACCAAACCACAGTCAGGTAGACCAACATAAATTACAGCCACAACTGCCAGGAAAATTGTTCgggatgcaaagaaaaacccacaaataaCTTCAGCTGAAATACAGGACTCTCTGAAAGAAagtggtgtggtgtgtgtatatTCAAGATGCACAATAAGGAAGCACTTGAAAAAAAATGGGCTGCATGGTCGAGTCGCCAGAAGAAAGCCATTACTACGCAAATAgcaacacagttgtttgataataagttgcttcacccaaccactaaccatgagtgaaagaaaagtttttctcttatcattcatatacTCTGAAAAATGGCTAAGAAATCCAAAATTCTGCCAGgatatgtaaacttatgagcacaactgtaagttGGGAGGGTTTTTGTGATTCTTATCGTAAAGAGAGCCTTGATGTCCTTTTAACATTCAGTTTTTTAACctgaaaaccaaacacacaagttcAACCACACTAAAGGAGTGTTGGTTTGGcactgttgttgtgatgtttgaGCTAAAGCAGTGTACACTCGATGCTTCATTCAGCACAACCGCATACACATTTGTTCAAAGAAACCTTTATAAAGTAGTAACATTTCTGAACATAAACATTTGAACATTTCAAGACATATACAATTCTTTATATGAAACAGTAAATATCTCTTATTGTGCACACTTAAAATAATtcagaaaataaacactgttAACCTTTTGCCTTATCTCTCCTGTAGTGGCATTTTAAACCTTACATCTCTGAGGCACTTTCTGAATAACGAGGCTTTTGAAGAACAACATATGAAGCATGATACTGACGGACTATAGCGCCCCCGTGAGGCGGCTTCCTAACACAGCTAAAGACCGGATGGCTTCCTCACACAGGAGCTGAGCTTACACACTTGGACTGATCATTTGAGCTTTTATACAGACATGCTGGCAGTGTGAGGCAGCGACACATGCAGGTTTAAATATAGGTTTACACTGATTGTAAAACAAGACCAAAATGACTCCTAtccttcatgttttattcattcctGATATAACTTATGCTCCTGGTGTTGATTTGAAGGTAGAACGTAACTGCTGGATTTCTAAATGTTGTGATTAAACTGTGTCCAAAAAGATCCTGTTGGTTTTCAGAGAACAGTCCTGATTTGGAAATGATTCCAAGTCCACAGCACGTCGATTAAAATCTTCAGACAAACATCACATGCTCATGAACTCTTCCTCTCCCGCTGGCAGAGATGAGCTCTGGACTGAACACTGATTTAACACTGAAAAATCAAAACCTCCATGGTTTTTAGATCCACAAATACTGTTAGTTTGTTGAACACTTTGATGCAGCTCAGTGATTGTTTACTCCTCTTTAGATTACCATCCACTTGAACTTAAAAAACTTTTACAAATTATTGGATTATGTCATAAATGCactgataaaacacaaaaaacaaggcCGCTTTAGCTGTTTCTGAAATGTTCCGGACATTAAATGCTCTCATGGCAGAAACAGTTTATGAAAGTGTAAACAAATGGTTTCCCACTTAAACCAAGGCAACACCAACgtgatggagtgtgtgtttgaaagagaggggactTATTTTTCTTTGGGGGTGGGGGACTTTGAGTCATGGCTGAGGTGCAGAAACCTCAAGGTTTATCGTTCTCGGTCAGAACAAGGCAAATACGTGCACAGGCTCTGCCGTAACAGGAGAGTCTGTTTGTCTGAGCAGTAAGTGGAACATCCTCAAGGCCTCCAGACCCCCCCCAGAGTGAGAAGGAGACGGGATGAGAGTGTGAGAAACGAGTTAGCTATGGTTCCActgtgtcattaaaagacaGCAGTGGCCAAATGGCCTGGGGTATGGGGACGCTCCTCCTGATCATGTGACGTCTCCTCTTCTGAAAGATTAAAAACAGggcaaattaaaaaaacctcGGTGGTCACATGAACAACTGCAGACTTTGTCCTCAGCTCTCACCATTCTGTTCATCTCCCTTTTCCTCGCTGTGCTCCTCCACACCCTCCGATCTTTCTATCCGACGCAACCAGTCCTGCACATCCTCCACGCTTgactcctttttaaaaatgttttttttttttcctttttttagttGATTTGAAAAATAAGCACACTCTACGACTACAATTCTGCAGTTTATTTGGTTACCTGTGAGTCAGAGAAACGATCTTCATCTGAGTTTCTAAATCCTTCTGGGGCTTCCATTAGGATCTCTagttctcctccctcctcatcaTCGCAGCTGGAGAGACAAAAAAGGAGGTGCAGAGTGAACAACACAGTCAGAAACACACTGAACTCATACGTAAAAGGAAACTAGAagacattgtgtgtgtttggacatTTTGGCATCTCCACTTAATGTTTGTAGACCGGTGTATATTAGTTATGGCCAGGAGGCTAAGAGGATTTCCTGAATCTGACTTATTACATCCACCTCATAACATCGAGGCTCCAGGTATGAGGACAGCTACATTACCTCCTGCTGATTGTTGGCAGCACAGTCACAAATCTTAAATTACTGCATGTACCATCAAATAGAACTGAATCACAACATTACTGACATTTGATTgtaacataagataagataagataaacctTACTTTCCTCGGGGGGGAATTTGTCGTAgacataagtgcagtgctgctcacaaacaatacattcattcatcataccaacatacaataacatgcccactgtcaagataagaaaccatgtcactgtggcataccaatgacacaacaataccaatgatacaataaataacaataagataccAATGTGGCAGTAAAAAGCAGTATCACATTAACATTAGTGCAGAGTAAGTGAACCCTCATACTGATACTAGAGTGTTATGTTggtgcagattgtttgttgagtAGAGAGATGAaagtagggaggaaggagagcttgaaGCGATTACTTTTATATCTGCTCGCTCTGAACCGTCTGCCAGAGGGCAATAATTCATATTCTGAATAAAGAACATGAGGAGAGTCCTTCAAGATTTTTTTGTGCCTGATTGACAACAGTTTTTCCAAAGATAGTTTGAAGGGACAGGTAATTTCACTTTCatggcacatttaaaaagtttttctaTCTTAGATGTACATTTAACAGATAGAGGGCCAAACCAGGCTGCCATCCCATATCTGATCAAAGTTCCCATTACAGCATTATAGAAGGTCAACATCACACTCGTACTTACATTTGCTCATTTCAAAGGTCGTGTTGTTTTCACTTGTTGACAAATCACAGCAAATTCTTCCGACCAAAAAGAGGCTAAAGGGAGCTTTACCTCAGTGTTACTACACTGTGATCGAAGTGGAATGTGTTCAAACTGTCAAGTCCAAATGACACAAGGTTTGTTGTTCTTATTATTCTGTGACGCATATTTACAAGGTAGGAAATCAAAACTAAGTTAATGAGACAAATCATAAGAGAGGTAATAAAGGGACATTTGTTACATCAGTGTTCGCAGGATGATCTATTAAAAGTTCAACAACACGCtctgacacaaaaacaacacctgTAAACGTAACACTGACCTTCCTCCAGaataaaagtcctcttcttcatcttctttttcttcttctttcaccgtctcatcttcctctttgttttggttcgtctcatcttttctttgatcttcctccttttcttcttcctccactgtctcctcctttgtttcattttggcTCCCTGCATGTTGCCCATCCTCCTCCTTTACTTCTTCTTCCACTGTCTTGTCCTCCATCTCTTTTTGGCTCTCCTTATCTTGCCCatcatcctcttctttttctccttcccctgctgtttcctcctcaCTTTTGTTTTGGGTCTCTGCATGCTGCCTGTCctcttttttgtcttccttatcctcctctgctgtcttgTCCTCTATTTCCTTTTGGTGCTCCTGATCTTTCCCCTCTTCctttcctctgtctttttcCTCTATGGTCACATCCTCTATTTTGTGTTGGTCCTCTTCATCTTgcccatcatcctcctccttttccttttcctcttcctcaacTGTCTCTATCTGGATTTTGTTTTGGCTCTCTTCGtctttcccctcttcctcttcatttgttgttccctccaccatctcctcctcctctgtgttgtgttggtctttttcttctttcccatcatcctcttctttttcctcctcttcttgctGATCTACTGTCGTGGTCATTATTTTGTGTTGGTCTTCTTCATCTTGCCTCTCaccctccttctttttttctttgtcttcctgcttttgctcctcgtcctcctcatcttcatcgaGGTCAGAGCTGTTGAGAAAGTCGAAACTTTCGAGCGCTGTCTCGAGCTCCTGAGTGAAACTGGAAGAAATAGGAAAGGGGACCtgggaagaaaacaaagacaggttTTAGAATATCACTGTTCTTACGTCGTACTAACATCagtctgaataaataatggaTCTCACCGTCGGAGCGTCCTGTGGTTTCTGAGACTCCTGGACGGGTGGATTCAGCTCACTATGTGCCTGTGATGTGTCCGTCTTTCCCTCTCCTGCTGCTTTAGTGATGTGGTCCTCTGCTTCAGTCTGTCCTGCCTGTTCTTTTGAGTCCTCAGGAGCATCATCCTTCACTCCCGCTGCTGAAACACCCACCTGTGAGACtccactctcacacacatgtgCTGCCTCCGCCCGTGTCACAGGAGCTACAGAGGAAACCACAGCGCTCAGCTCTGCTGAGGTCTCAGAGACGTCAGCTGATTGGACGGACGCTCGGTTGGTCACAGTACAGTCCGCCGcgctcctctgctctgtgtgagtctgcaggtggccgtttggcacagcGTCCGTCTGAGAGAAAACCTCCccgctctctgtctcttcctcctcctggttGGAGGAAAGGGACGGAGTCGAAGCGCTGGACTTGTGTTGTGTTAAGGACAGCTGAGAGGTGGGCAGCAAGTTGGAGGCGGCGAGTCTCTGAGCGTGGTGAGCCAGGGCGGGACTGGAGGAGTCATCAGAGGATTCTGAGGAGTTGGACCACACCGTCCCGTTCTCCATTTCTCCCTGTCGCCTCAGCAGAGACTGGACAGGAAAGAAGACACAGAGAGGTGAAAGGTTAGACATATTTAGGACTGTTATGCCTACATAAAACAGACTGTAGGTACATGTTGGTATGGATATGAATTTCATAAATATAACTGATGTATTATTGATCCAGTGGTTCTCAAACTGAGTCATGGAGGCCTAATAAGGGAGGCAACCAAGGGTGAAATAAATTAAGTAGAACTAAAGACAAATTAATAAGTTTCATCTCGTCTAAGAAATCAATAAGAGAGATTTCATGCTGCTCAGGATTTAAACTTCCAGCTCAGTGAGATTTAATCAAATAGCAAaacaacagagcagcagacagagcCCTGATAAAAGAGCAACAGGTGAAGCTGGTCAAGAAAATCTGATGCTCTTTTGTTTACGTTCTAAAAACTCTCTCAGCGGCATCACAGTGATTCTGTATTCACACACCCATAAAGGCTAACACTGATGCTGCTTTCCTGATAAGACTGCTGCCTTCtgagctctttttttttggccTACGTGTTCAAGCCAGTGCCTTGCCATGATATCAAAATCCCTGTGGTCGTAGACTTACAAGGTGTAAATCTACATTTAGTGACAGTGGTGGGATGGGGTTCATGTGAAAAGGCAAGGGGGAAGCCTTTCACAACATTAAAAGGCTTTACTTGCAtccaaaatgtgcaaaatgacataaaaagtttgagaaccagtAGATGAATCAGTCTTTATCTAACTTCAGGGATTGATAATAActgttatttttgttatcatttaaccctcctgttatgtttgtttctctgaaacagcaataatgttcctgggtcaatttgacccggggcatattcaattatccaaaagtgtctgtacccaaaaaaacaatcagattgttttaaatctaatttttaactcaattactaaccatttaaatcaagatttagtctaTTGGTGTTCTtttattctcacagatcatggtttaatgaggataactcactcgctTTTCATTGaagttcatgttaaaactttttttaatgtacattgtaaagccctaaatataaatacaatagattaacatgacatacatttttgttcattttattttaaatttgtatttattttatttttatgaagtcatGTTGATAGATTAACAAGAcccctcttctgtcacatgctgcccagatttgtatgctgcatttagctggtatggaaggcatatattacctaaaatagactttgaaaagggtcaatttgacccgtaacataacaggagggttaataatgTTTGGCCTTTGATCAGAGCTTTAAACACAGATTAAGGTGTCGACTGAATCACAGTGTTCACGATGATCAACTTTGATCGTTTTGTTGATTtgatataaaaacacagttattcACTATCTGATAGAAGAATCACGTAAACCCACCGACAGTCCAGATGGATTAAACTTATTCACACATCTATCTGTCCCAAGAGGAGAAGATTACCTTTCTTATTTAGGAATCAACAATTTAAGTTGTATGAATCCACAACATACCCATAATGCAGCTGTCAAACGGCCTGCTAATGCTTTTTCAAGTTAAACATGATCAATCTTTTTCTCTTAGCATCCTGGGTTTCATGGATTTTTACAGATGATCccttacatttagattttttaggCTTACCTCCAcatattgattgattttgttaatcagttccttttttttttcactctacTCTTTGATTTCTTGCTAAACTACAGCTACAACTACGTCCCAACACACCGACTGAAAAGAGGTGAATCGGGGTGTCGTGTGGCTGATTTCAAAACGTGAGGATGCCATCCTTTCCGTCATGATGTTGAGGAAAGTCTCCATCAGCG from Notolabrus celidotus isolate fNotCel1 chromosome 3, fNotCel1.pri, whole genome shotgun sequence carries:
- the LOC117810644 gene encoding rho family-interacting cell polarization regulator 2-like, encoding MFTGSTKLPPTKTPQPERLDEVYAALRRGLQSYLQVHQLELDSLGQQIRENKRNGRLGSLYEQDKQVKAIERFMRRLEFHLSKVEELYDAYCIQRRLRDGASKMVAAFNLATGSKEARESLSEANKGYRECTEHMCSLESEIESQMGEFHVKMKGLAGFARLCAGDQYEVLMRYGRQRWRLRGRVEVSNKQIWDSEEYIFLPLVTELLSIKVTELKSLANHVVVGSVSCEMLDLFCPLPQTLAVDINDLGTVKLNLEVTWSPFDKDDQTSSSSTVTKRLLSNQSPPDTPSMREQVFYSLLRRQGEMENGTVWSNSSESSDDSSSPALAHHAQRLAASNLLPTSQLSLTQHKSSASTPSLSSNQEEEETESGEVFSQTDAVPNGHLQTHTEQRSAADCTVTNRASVQSADVSETSAELSAVVSSVAPVTRAEAAHVCESGVSQVGVSAAGVKDDAPEDSKEQAGQTEAEDHITKAAGEGKTDTSQAHSELNPPVQESQKPQDAPTVPFPISSSFTQELETALESFDFLNSSDLDEDEEDEEQKQEDKEKKKEGERQDEEDQHKIMTTTVDQQEEEEKEEDDGKEEKDQHNTEEEEMVEGTTNEEEEGKDEESQNKIQIETVEEEEKEKEEDDGQDEEDQHKIEDVTIEEKDRGKEEGKDQEHQKEIEDKTAEEDKEDKKEDRQHAETQNKSEEETAGEGEKEEDDGQDKESQKEMEDKTVEEEVKEEDGQHAGSQNETKEETVEEEEKEEDQRKDETNQNKEEDETVKEEEKEDEEEDFYSGGSCDDEEGGELEILMEAPEGFRNSDEDRFSDSQESSVEDVQDWLRRIERSEGVEEHSEEKGDEQNEEETSHDQEERPHTPGHLATAVF